One Bacillota bacterium genomic window carries:
- a CDS encoding glycyl radical protein, with protein sequence MASIGTAVVRVQENGIEIKDKDKDGAIEHEHETRIQRLRRSVLSAVPEVCSERARLVTEAYAENEADPMIIRRAKALARVLREMTIFILPDELIVGNQASRPRSAPVFPEYAWEWIYNELDDFDKRTSDRFSISEECKGGLRRILPQWRGRSLYDRVMATQPDEVKLATKVGVFDWEGQATAGEGHIVVDFSKALRQGFAGIIEEAREGLKVLDLAEPDSLKKRDFYRAVIIAFEAAIHFANRYAAEARRLASIESNPQRRLELLEIARVCEKVPAQPAGSFREAIQTVYFVQLIQQIESNGHSVSLGRFDQYMYEYYSHDIRDGRITREEALELVGCFFIKLFTITKLRSASHSRTQSGNPMYQNLVVGGQTPEGADATNELSYLCLDALAGVRFPEPNFYVRLHDNCPDDFLLKAIDVIKMGFGMPALVNDKVIVPSLMNRGVSLRDALDYSTMGCLEVQVPGKWGYRANGKSKVNFLKILELALNNGRDPATGIQLCPGNGDLSTFKSFDDVIEAWKKQLYYYTHLHVVADNINDLALEELAPNAFCSALVNDCLKRGKSLNEGGAVYDMTSGAQIGVPNVGNALAAIKKLVFEEKAISPGELKAAIDSNFEGQHGEEIRQMLLNKAPKYGEDDDYVDSLTREAFSYYCQDIERYKNMRYGRGPIGGNYYPSTVTISANVPAGDVVGATPDGRRAGTPTADGVSPSQGTGKRGPTAVIRSVAKLPTLLVTGGQLLNLRISSNHLDSRGGRERLAALIRSLFGLYGWHVQINTVSTEVLRDAQKHPENYRDLVVRVAGYSALFTELDPVLQEDIISRMEHDI encoded by the coding sequence ATGGCCTCGATAGGGACAGCTGTTGTGAGGGTGCAGGAAAACGGGATCGAAATCAAGGATAAGGATAAGGACGGAGCTATCGAGCACGAACATGAAACCAGGATCCAGAGGTTGCGGCGAAGCGTACTCTCTGCGGTTCCTGAGGTTTGCAGTGAGCGGGCGAGGCTCGTTACAGAGGCATACGCGGAGAACGAGGCGGACCCCATGATTATCCGGCGCGCAAAGGCCCTTGCGAGGGTGTTGCGCGAGATGACCATCTTCATCCTGCCTGACGAGCTGATTGTCGGGAACCAGGCGTCCAGGCCGCGGAGCGCCCCGGTATTTCCCGAGTACGCCTGGGAGTGGATTTATAACGAGCTCGACGACTTCGACAAGAGAACGAGCGACCGGTTCTCGATAAGCGAGGAATGCAAGGGAGGGCTCAGGCGGATACTGCCACAGTGGAGGGGCAGGTCATTATATGATCGCGTTATGGCCACCCAGCCCGACGAGGTCAAGCTCGCGACGAAGGTCGGGGTGTTTGACTGGGAGGGGCAGGCTACAGCCGGCGAGGGACACATCGTCGTTGATTTCAGCAAGGCACTGAGACAGGGTTTCGCGGGGATTATAGAAGAAGCTCGGGAGGGATTGAAGGTCCTGGATCTCGCCGAGCCTGATAGCCTCAAGAAGCGCGATTTTTACAGGGCTGTGATAATCGCCTTCGAAGCCGCGATACACTTCGCCAATAGGTATGCCGCCGAGGCCCGTCGCCTGGCCTCGATAGAATCCAACCCGCAGCGGAGACTCGAGCTCCTGGAGATCGCGAGGGTGTGCGAGAAGGTCCCGGCGCAACCGGCCGGAAGCTTCAGAGAGGCGATCCAGACCGTCTATTTCGTGCAGCTGATCCAGCAAATCGAGAGCAACGGCCATTCAGTTTCCCTAGGCAGGTTTGATCAGTATATGTATGAATACTATTCGCACGACATACGGGATGGGAGGATCACGCGCGAGGAAGCGCTTGAACTCGTAGGATGCTTCTTTATAAAGCTTTTTACCATAACCAAGCTGCGCTCTGCATCGCATTCGAGGACCCAGTCGGGGAACCCGATGTACCAGAATCTCGTCGTCGGCGGCCAGACGCCGGAGGGCGCGGACGCCACGAATGAGCTATCCTACCTGTGCCTCGACGCCCTGGCCGGGGTCAGGTTCCCCGAGCCGAATTTCTATGTGAGGCTTCATGACAATTGTCCTGATGACTTCTTGCTCAAGGCCATCGATGTCATAAAGATGGGTTTCGGCATGCCGGCCCTTGTAAATGATAAGGTCATAGTGCCTTCGTTGATGAATAGAGGGGTTTCGCTGAGGGATGCGCTCGACTACTCGACTATGGGCTGCCTTGAGGTTCAGGTTCCCGGCAAGTGGGGCTACCGGGCCAACGGCAAGAGCAAGGTCAACTTCCTGAAAATACTCGAGCTCGCGCTCAATAACGGCCGCGACCCGGCGACGGGCATCCAGCTGTGCCCCGGTAACGGTGACCTCTCGACGTTTAAATCCTTCGATGACGTAATCGAGGCATGGAAGAAGCAGCTATACTACTATACGCACCTTCATGTCGTCGCGGACAACATCAACGACTTGGCCCTTGAAGAGTTGGCGCCTAACGCATTTTGTTCCGCACTGGTAAACGATTGTCTCAAGAGGGGTAAGTCGTTAAATGAGGGCGGCGCGGTCTACGACATGACGAGCGGGGCTCAGATCGGGGTCCCGAACGTCGGCAATGCGCTCGCGGCCATCAAGAAGCTCGTATTCGAGGAGAAAGCCATAAGCCCCGGCGAGCTCAAGGCTGCCATCGATAGCAACTTCGAAGGCCAGCACGGCGAGGAAATCCGCCAGATGCTGCTGAATAAGGCGCCGAAATATGGCGAGGACGACGATTATGTCGATTCCCTTACCCGTGAGGCTTTCAGCTATTACTGCCAGGACATAGAGAGGTACAAGAACATGCGCTACGGCCGGGGGCCGATCGGCGGGAATTACTACCCGTCTACTGTGACGATCTCAGCCAATGTGCCTGCGGGTGACGTGGTGGGCGCTACGCCCGACGGGCGGAGGGCTGGCACACCGACCGCTGACGGCGTATCCCCTTCCCAGGGCACGGGAAAGCGCGGCCCAACCGCGGTTATTCGCTCGGTCGCCAAGCTGCCGACGCTGCTGGTCACAGGGGGCCAGCTCTTGAACCTTCGGATATCCTCGAACCACCTCGACAGCAGGGGAGGGCGGGAGAGGCTGGCCGCTTTGATTCGGAGCCTTTTTGGACTCTATGGGTGGCATGTTCAAATAAATACCGTATCTACTGAGGTTTTGCGTGACGCTCAGAAACACCCGGAGAATTATCGCGACCTGGTCGTAAGAGTCGCCGGCTATAGCGCGTTATTTACCGAGCTTGATCCCGTCTTGCAGGAGGATATCATATCGCGCATGGAGCACGATATATAG
- a CDS encoding ROK family protein, giving the protein MAQKGNQKGKKYAIGIDLGGTKIAAGIVDEAGRILSQARRPTGAEEGYRAVIGRMVDAIKAVSVDSAVSLAEVGSIGVGVPGTPDFSDGTVIFAPNIGWRDVPLGRLLREEFGLPVYVDYDTNAAALGEYMVGAGQGARVLLFVTVGTGVGAGLVFGGKLFRGATGIAGEIGHMVMNKDGPPCTCGNTGCLQMFSKGPALVDRAVARAAQLEGEGKGGATILRELQAQHGVLTGEMVIRAARDGDPVAQEVFEEGVLYLGLGISNAVSLLNPDVVVVGGGIAKAGDMLMEPLVKIVKKRSYPMAAECVDVRLSMNSEEAAIVGAAMLEATW; this is encoded by the coding sequence ATGGCCCAAAAAGGAAACCAGAAGGGAAAGAAGTATGCGATCGGTATAGATCTGGGAGGAACGAAGATAGCTGCCGGGATAGTGGACGAGGCCGGGCGCATCTTGAGCCAGGCGCGGCGCCCGACCGGAGCTGAGGAGGGTTACCGCGCCGTTATAGGCAGGATGGTGGATGCAATAAAGGCGGTGTCTGTGGATTCTGCTGTGAGCCTCGCCGAGGTGGGTTCCATTGGCGTCGGCGTCCCCGGGACGCCCGATTTCTCTGATGGAACGGTCATCTTTGCGCCCAACATCGGGTGGCGCGACGTCCCCCTTGGCAGGCTTCTCCGTGAGGAGTTCGGCCTGCCAGTATATGTGGATTATGATACCAACGCGGCGGCCCTGGGCGAATATATGGTTGGTGCCGGCCAGGGGGCCAGGGTCCTTCTCTTTGTGACGGTCGGCACCGGTGTAGGTGCAGGCCTGGTTTTTGGCGGGAAGCTCTTCAGGGGGGCCACGGGGATTGCTGGTGAGATAGGTCACATGGTCATGAATAAGGACGGGCCTCCATGCACCTGCGGGAATACAGGTTGCCTGCAGATGTTCTCTAAAGGACCTGCGCTGGTGGACCGGGCCGTCGCCCGGGCCGCCCAACTCGAAGGCGAGGGGAAAGGCGGAGCCACGATCCTACGGGAGCTCCAGGCGCAACACGGAGTCCTGACAGGAGAGATGGTGATCCGGGCTGCCAGAGATGGCGATCCCGTGGCCCAGGAGGTCTTCGAGGAGGGCGTCCTTTACCTTGGGCTTGGGATCTCGAACGCTGTCAGCCTGCTGAACCCCGATGTAGTCGTGGTCGGCGGGGGGATCGCCAAGGCGGGGGATATGTTGATGGAGCCCCTCGTTAAGATTGTAAAGAAAAGGAGTTATCCTATGGCAGCCGAGTGTGTGGATGTCAGGCTTTCCATGAACTCCGAGGAGGCCGCGATCGTCGGGGCCGCCATGCTTGAGGCGACCTGGTAG
- the rpe gene encoding ribulose-phosphate 3-epimerase has protein sequence MRKVKVGASLDCADYGNLQSEVEKLERGGAELLHCDVMDGHFVPNFAIGTRLIRTLRDKSRLVFDIHLAVDEPEHHIERFLEAGGDIITVHAEACHRLHQIVRHIRERSGKACVAYAPSTPVNGIEYILPEIDMVLLMTVDPGFPGQRFVPGVVRKVEQVRRMIEQEGLDIDIEVDGGVNKETIPLLYRAGANVFVAGTSSVFNGLEDTETGMRRFRAFCESLEKPHEEPQGL, from the coding sequence TTGAGGAAGGTAAAGGTTGGCGCCTCGCTTGATTGCGCTGATTATGGGAATTTGCAATCAGAGGTCGAAAAGCTCGAGCGCGGTGGGGCGGAGCTGCTTCACTGCGACGTCATGGACGGGCATTTTGTCCCGAATTTCGCTATCGGGACCCGGTTAATCCGGACCTTGAGGGATAAAAGCCGCCTTGTTTTTGACATTCATCTGGCTGTCGATGAGCCCGAGCACCACATCGAGCGCTTCCTCGAGGCGGGCGGGGACATTATCACTGTCCATGCGGAGGCATGCCACAGGCTACACCAGATCGTGCGCCACATCAGGGAGCGCAGCGGCAAAGCCTGTGTGGCCTACGCCCCCTCGACCCCGGTAAACGGCATAGAATATATCCTCCCCGAGATAGACATGGTCCTCTTGATGACGGTCGACCCCGGATTCCCGGGGCAACGCTTCGTCCCGGGGGTCGTTCGCAAAGTCGAGCAGGTCCGCAGGATGATCGAGCAGGAAGGCCTGGATATCGATATCGAGGTTGATGGCGGCGTAAATAAAGAGACCATACCGCTCCTCTACAGGGCCGGCGCCAATGTATTTGTCGCCGGAACATCGAGTGTCTTTAATGGCCTAGAGGATACGGAGACGGGGATGAGGAGATTTAGGGCCTTTTGTGAGAGCCTCGAGAAGCCCCACGAGGAGCCCCAGGGTTTATAG
- a CDS encoding AAA family ATPase yields MGPRFEVPPGPGQDVESSSASRLREALNELDSLIGLHSVKNLVREILAFVQIQKKRARQQLATEPLVLHMIFKGNPGTGKTTVARILGKVFRETGVLERGHLIEVERADLVGEYIGHTAQKTREQIRKALGGILFIDEAYSLARGGEKDFGKESIDTLVKAMEDYRDRFVLILAGYSEEMNYFIQTNPGIRSRFPIHIDFPDYLPDELIQIAELMLKKREYKLDPWARNHLYDILTRSVPRFDHNAGNARLVRNIIERALRRQAVRLIDKENPTREELMTIRREDIGEGL; encoded by the coding sequence ATGGGACCGCGGTTTGAGGTCCCGCCGGGCCCGGGCCAGGATGTTGAATCATCGAGTGCATCACGCCTGAGAGAGGCCCTGAACGAGCTCGATAGCCTGATCGGGCTCCATAGCGTCAAGAACCTCGTGCGGGAGATTCTGGCATTTGTCCAGATTCAAAAGAAGAGGGCCAGGCAGCAGCTTGCGACTGAGCCCCTGGTGCTGCACATGATCTTCAAGGGTAATCCCGGCACGGGGAAGACCACCGTTGCCAGGATACTGGGGAAGGTATTCAGAGAGACCGGTGTCCTCGAGCGGGGGCATCTCATCGAGGTGGAGCGCGCAGACCTGGTCGGGGAATATATCGGCCATACGGCCCAGAAGACGCGTGAACAGATTAGAAAGGCCCTGGGCGGCATATTATTTATCGATGAGGCCTATTCTCTCGCGAGAGGTGGGGAGAAGGATTTTGGGAAGGAATCCATCGACACGCTGGTGAAGGCGATGGAGGACTACCGGGACCGGTTCGTCCTGATCCTCGCAGGCTATTCGGAGGAGATGAATTACTTTATACAAACCAATCCCGGGATAAGGTCGCGTTTTCCGATTCATATCGACTTCCCAGATTACCTGCCTGACGAGCTCATACAGATCGCCGAGCTTATGCTGAAAAAGAGGGAGTACAAACTGGACCCCTGGGCGAGGAATCATCTTTACGACATATTGACCCGGAGCGTGCCGCGCTTCGATCACAACGCCGGAAACGCCCGCCTCGTCCGCAATATTATCGAGAGGGCCCTACGGCGTCAGGCCGTGCGGCTGATCGACAAGGAGAACCCCACTCGCGAGGAGTTAATGACGATCCGGAGGGAGGACATCGGGGAGGGGCTCTAG
- a CDS encoding GTP-binding protein HSR1, producing the protein MKRCLVLGKPNAGKTLFVLHFAEFLRAREVTVMFQEPVVTLQHPQKGTGADSNGHAGPAISGGSGLVTSSGLVTSSDPNAIGRDPGAGSSPRASRSLRIYKIQDAVRDLTGPCPHTTRCLQSIILQLPAGKGKKTVELIDTSGLTDGIHQDAGIRRAMSQTLSSVRSAHIILHIIDASKVDRRGAVEALGDVDYQVAAFAQMRGGYYILANKIDLPGARDGVKKIKEDFPGHIVIPISALYKEGFKEVKAFVLREL; encoded by the coding sequence ATGAAGCGCTGTTTAGTCCTGGGAAAGCCCAACGCTGGCAAGACCCTTTTCGTGCTGCACTTCGCTGAATTCCTCCGGGCTAGAGAGGTAACAGTCATGTTCCAGGAGCCCGTTGTCACCCTGCAGCACCCACAGAAGGGGACTGGCGCTGACTCCAACGGCCATGCCGGCCCGGCGATTTCCGGTGGCTCGGGCTTAGTTACTAGCTCAGGCCTAGTTACCAGTTCAGATCCGAATGCCATCGGCCGCGATCCTGGTGCAGGCTCCAGCCCCAGGGCCTCCAGGTCTTTAAGGATATATAAGATCCAGGATGCTGTGCGCGATCTCACGGGTCCATGTCCACACACGACCAGGTGTCTACAGTCTATAATCCTGCAGCTCCCGGCGGGCAAGGGTAAAAAGACTGTGGAGCTAATTGATACCAGCGGCTTGACTGACGGCATTCACCAGGATGCCGGGATAAGGCGGGCAATGTCTCAGACCCTCTCGAGCGTGCGCTCGGCGCACATAATCCTGCACATTATAGATGCGTCCAAAGTCGATAGAAGAGGCGCTGTCGAGGCCTTGGGCGATGTCGATTACCAGGTAGCCGCATTTGCCCAGATGCGGGGCGGCTACTATATACTGGCGAATAAGATCGATCTCCCGGGCGCAAGGGACGGCGTCAAGAAGATCAAGGAGGACTTCCCTGGCCACATCGTCATTCCCATCTCTGCCCTTTACAAAGAGGGTTTCAAGGAGGTCAAGGCATTTGTTCTCCGGGAGCTTTGA
- a CDS encoding diaminopimelate epimerase, translated as MQLDFIKMHGLGNDFIVVCTLEAGGHGVAGSTAGDTSPDKPEDIWDHGSLRNLETMATESLEAFSRGVCDRHFGVGADGLVLILPSTKADFRMRIFNSDGSEARMCGNAIRCVAKYVYERGIFTKSSLKVETLGGIVEPTVVTDGENRVSGVTVDMGQPVFATKDIPCEVGCDEAIMLKRTFGQASNPIEFTITCVSMGNPHCVIFVDDVDKVDLESVGPLIENDSIFPQRVNVEFAHVEGPESIRMRVWERGAGATLACGTGACATLAAAARVGLSGRYAKLHLPGGVLDIRWAQDNHIYMTGPAEEVFAGRLSPDWLEARLPG; from the coding sequence ATGCAGCTGGATTTCATAAAGATGCATGGACTCGGCAATGATTTCATTGTAGTTTGCACGCTCGAGGCGGGGGGTCATGGAGTCGCTGGGAGCACCGCCGGGGATACGTCTCCGGATAAGCCGGAAGATATATGGGACCATGGGTCTCTGAGGAACCTGGAAACTATGGCAACGGAATCCCTGGAGGCATTCTCCCGTGGAGTCTGCGACAGGCACTTTGGGGTCGGTGCAGACGGTCTAGTCTTGATACTGCCCTCAACGAAGGCGGATTTCAGGATGAGGATCTTTAATTCCGATGGCAGCGAGGCCAGGATGTGCGGCAATGCCATAAGGTGCGTGGCTAAATATGTTTACGAACGCGGGATCTTCACAAAGTCGTCTCTCAAGGTTGAAACCCTTGGCGGCATCGTTGAGCCGACCGTGGTCACTGACGGCGAAAACAGGGTTAGCGGTGTGACTGTTGATATGGGACAACCAGTCTTTGCCACGAAAGATATACCGTGTGAAGTGGGTTGTGATGAGGCGATTATGTTGAAGAGGACATTTGGACAAGCCAGCAACCCCATAGAATTTACCATTACCTGCGTCTCCATGGGAAACCCTCATTGTGTTATCTTCGTCGATGATGTTGATAAGGTGGATTTGGAGTCGGTTGGCCCGCTCATCGAGAATGATTCCATCTTCCCCCAGCGTGTGAACGTGGAATTTGCCCATGTGGAGGGGCCCGAGTCGATCCGGATGCGCGTCTGGGAACGGGGGGCTGGGGCGACGCTTGCATGTGGGACGGGGGCCTGCGCGACCCTGGCTGCGGCGGCAAGGGTGGGCCTCTCAGGGAGGTACGCAAAGCTCCACCTCCCTGGCGGAGTGCTTGATATCCGGTGGGCCCAGGATAACCACATTTATATGACGGGGCCCGCCGAGGAAGTCTTCGCAGGAAGGCTGAGCCCGGACTGGCTTGAGGCCCGGCTACCGGGGTAG
- a CDS encoding LL-diaminopimelate aminotransferase, which produces METARRIRELPPYLFAEIDKKIADARRRGVDVLSLAIGDPDMPTPEHIVRRLVETAQDPQNHRYPSYEGLEEFRRAIVGWYERRFGVKLDPDKEIVSLIGSKEGIAHIPLCFVDPGDINLIPDPGYPVYGIGTLFAGGRSYMMPLLESNGYLPDLSAIPEDVARAAKLMFINYPNNPTAAVVPDGFFEEVVEFARKYDIIVCHDAAYTEITYDGYRAPSFLQTPGAMEVGIEFHSLSKTYNMTGWRIGWAAGNQTVIEALGRIKTNIDSGIFQAVQYAAIAALTGPQEPIEEACRVYARRRDMIIQGLNALGWDLKPIKGSIYIWAPVPRGYDSMGFASYLLEKTGVVITPGIGYGKHGEGYFRISLTYPESRIAEALDRIKEAGVTFAGK; this is translated from the coding sequence TTGGAGACAGCAAGGAGAATAAGGGAATTACCGCCATACCTATTCGCCGAGATCGACAAGAAGATAGCGGATGCAAGAAGACGCGGGGTCGATGTGTTGAGCCTGGCCATCGGCGACCCTGATATGCCTACCCCCGAACATATCGTAAGGCGTCTTGTTGAGACGGCTCAAGACCCCCAGAACCACCGTTACCCCTCATATGAGGGGCTCGAGGAATTCCGGAGGGCGATTGTCGGCTGGTATGAGAGGCGGTTCGGCGTCAAGCTGGACCCCGATAAAGAGATAGTCTCCCTGATCGGGTCAAAGGAGGGGATAGCCCATATCCCGCTCTGTTTTGTTGACCCCGGGGACATAAATCTCATACCGGATCCTGGCTATCCCGTTTACGGGATTGGCACGCTCTTTGCGGGCGGTCGCTCCTACATGATGCCGTTACTGGAATCTAATGGCTACCTTCCGGACCTCTCGGCCATCCCCGAGGATGTGGCGAGAGCTGCAAAGTTGATGTTCATAAACTACCCTAACAACCCAACCGCGGCCGTTGTTCCTGATGGATTCTTCGAGGAGGTCGTTGAGTTCGCGAGGAAGTATGATATCATTGTGTGCCACGATGCGGCCTATACCGAGATAACATACGATGGATACAGGGCGCCGAGCTTCCTCCAGACCCCTGGTGCCATGGAAGTGGGGATCGAATTCCACTCGCTGTCGAAGACCTATAACATGACCGGGTGGCGTATAGGCTGGGCCGCCGGGAATCAAACCGTGATCGAGGCGCTCGGGAGGATCAAGACGAACATAGACTCCGGTATCTTCCAGGCGGTCCAGTATGCGGCTATTGCGGCGCTGACTGGCCCGCAGGAGCCCATCGAGGAGGCGTGCCGAGTTTACGCCAGGCGGCGCGACATGATCATACAGGGTTTAAACGCCCTCGGCTGGGACCTGAAGCCGATCAAAGGGAGTATCTACATATGGGCTCCTGTTCCGCGAGGATATGATTCCATGGGGTTCGCTTCTTACCTCCTGGAGAAGACGGGCGTGGTTATCACGCCGGGCATTGGCTATGGCAAACATGGGGAGGGCTACTTCCGGATATCCCTTACATACCCGGAATCCAGGATAGCAGAGGCTCTTGACAGAATCAAAGAGGCAGGCGTAACGTTTGCAGGAAAATAG
- a CDS encoding S-adenosylmethionine decarboxylase proenzyme, producing the protein MKNTLGRHILCEVYGCDPEVLNNEKLIEEIMVNAALQAGAEVREVAFHKFSPQGVSGVVVISESHLTIHTWPEFAYAAVDVFTCGEKVDPTVACLYIKDAVKAQQMTASEVKRGILEEHLLEKVSSG; encoded by the coding sequence ATGAAAAATACTTTGGGTCGTCATATCTTGTGCGAGGTGTACGGGTGTGACCCTGAGGTACTGAACAATGAGAAGCTCATCGAGGAGATCATGGTAAACGCTGCTTTGCAGGCCGGTGCCGAGGTCCGCGAGGTGGCGTTTCATAAATTTAGCCCCCAGGGAGTTAGCGGGGTCGTGGTGATTTCTGAGTCTCATTTAACAATTCATACATGGCCGGAGTTCGCGTACGCCGCCGTGGACGTTTTTACTTGCGGGGAAAAGGTTGACCCGACGGTTGCTTGTTTGTATATCAAGGATGCTGTGAAGGCCCAACAAATGACTGCATCTGAAGTGAAAAGGGGGATCCTGGAGGAGCACCTTCTAGAGAAGGTCTCCTCGGGGTAG
- the folE gene encoding GTP cyclohydrolase I FolE has protein sequence MDTVKLEAAVRAILEAIGENPDREGLKDTPRRVARMYEEVFGGLGKDPRSELKALFNEDHEEMVLIRDIPFYSMCEHHLLPFLGKAHVAYIPKKGRIVGLSKLARVVDMLARRPQMQERLTSEIADMINEALEPHGVVVVIEAEHMCMSMRGVTKPGSITVTSAVRGLFRRDVAARAEAFSLIKGK, from the coding sequence GTGGATACCGTTAAGCTTGAAGCAGCAGTGCGGGCAATACTCGAAGCTATAGGAGAGAATCCGGATAGGGAAGGCCTTAAGGATACCCCGAGAAGGGTTGCAAGGATGTATGAGGAGGTTTTCGGGGGCCTCGGGAAGGATCCGCGGTCTGAATTAAAGGCGCTTTTTAATGAGGATCATGAGGAGATGGTTTTGATACGAGATATACCGTTTTACTCCATGTGCGAGCATCATCTTCTACCCTTCCTCGGCAAGGCACATGTGGCCTATATCCCCAAGAAGGGCAGGATTGTGGGGCTCAGTAAGCTTGCCCGGGTTGTTGATATGCTGGCGAGGAGGCCCCAGATGCAGGAGCGCCTCACAAGCGAGATAGCGGATATGATCAATGAAGCATTGGAGCCGCATGGGGTTGTGGTCGTCATAGAAGCCGAGCACATGTGCATGTCTATGCGCGGGGTGACAAAGCCCGGTAGCATCACAGTGACGTCGGCCGTCAGGGGGCTTTTCAGAAGGGATGTAGCCGCCCGCGCCGAGGCTTTTTCACTTATCAAGGGGAAATAA
- the spoIVA gene encoding stage IV sporulation protein A translates to MEKFDIFRDIAERTGGDVYLGVVGPVRTGKSTFIKRFMDLLVVPNIKDPYDRQRAVDELPQSGAGRTIMTTEPKFVPGEAVELNLEGNIRLKVRIVDCVGYTVNGALGYEEDVGPRMVVTPWFEHEIPFQEAAEVGTRKVISDHSTIGLVITTDGTITDLPRESYVPAEERVISELKELGKPFLVLLNSTRPDARETRELASKLEEKYETRILPIDCLQMSTKDVIFVLREVLYEFPVREINVTLPVWLNELPDDHWLRSKLGQTVVEAVQKIKKVRDIDGVASDLKALDFVDDAALSRLELGSGGATIDLSAPRGLFFDILQELSGLTIEGDHHLVRIIRELAAVKKEYDKVAGALRDVRENGYGIVMPPLDEITFEEPELIKQGSRFGVRLKATAPSLHIIRADIKTEVSTVVGTERQGEELVRRLTDEFEKDPARIWETDFLGKSLHEIVQDGIESKLFKMPENAQQKLQETLERIVNEGSGGLICIIL, encoded by the coding sequence GTGGAGAAGTTCGACATCTTCAGGGACATAGCTGAACGAACTGGGGGCGATGTATATCTGGGGGTTGTCGGCCCGGTCCGGACAGGGAAGTCGACTTTTATAAAGCGATTCATGGATCTCCTTGTCGTGCCAAACATCAAGGATCCTTACGATAGGCAACGCGCCGTGGATGAGCTTCCACAGAGCGGAGCCGGGCGCACCATAATGACAACCGAGCCCAAATTCGTTCCGGGCGAAGCGGTTGAGCTCAACTTGGAGGGCAATATCAGGCTCAAAGTTAGAATAGTGGATTGCGTGGGATATACCGTCAACGGAGCCCTTGGGTATGAAGAAGATGTAGGGCCGCGGATGGTTGTAACGCCCTGGTTTGAGCATGAGATACCCTTCCAGGAGGCAGCCGAGGTCGGAACGCGCAAGGTTATTTCCGATCACTCGACGATCGGGCTGGTTATAACAACGGATGGAACTATAACGGACCTTCCGCGAGAGAGCTACGTGCCTGCCGAGGAGCGGGTTATAAGTGAGCTCAAGGAGCTCGGCAAGCCGTTCCTGGTATTGTTGAATTCAACAAGACCAGATGCGCGGGAGACCAGGGAGCTTGCCAGCAAGCTCGAGGAGAAGTATGAGACCAGGATTCTGCCGATAGATTGCCTGCAGATGAGCACAAAAGATGTCATATTCGTCCTCCGCGAAGTGCTCTACGAGTTCCCCGTGAGGGAGATAAACGTCACCCTCCCTGTCTGGCTCAACGAGCTTCCAGACGACCACTGGCTGAGATCGAAGCTCGGTCAAACAGTGGTGGAAGCCGTTCAGAAGATTAAGAAGGTGAGAGATATTGATGGTGTGGCGTCTGATCTCAAGGCCTTGGATTTTGTTGATGATGCGGCGCTTTCACGACTAGAGCTTGGTTCGGGGGGAGCGACTATCGACCTCTCGGCGCCGCGAGGGCTCTTCTTCGATATCCTGCAGGAGCTCAGTGGGCTTACCATTGAAGGGGATCATCATCTCGTGCGGATCATCAGGGAGCTCGCAGCTGTAAAGAAGGAATATGATAAGGTGGCGGGTGCGCTCAGGGATGTCAGGGAGAACGGCTACGGCATCGTCATGCCGCCCCTGGATGAGATAACATTTGAAGAGCCGGAGCTCATCAAGCAGGGGAGCAGGTTTGGCGTCAGATTAAAGGCAACCGCTCCATCGCTCCACATCATCAGAGCGGATATAAAGACAGAGGTCTCCACCGTGGTGGGGACGGAGAGGCAAGGGGAGGAGCTTGTAAGGCGCCTGACAGATGAATTCGAAAAAGACCCCGCAAGAATCTGGGAGACAGATTTCCTGGGGAAATCCCTGCACGAGATCGTCCAGGATGGCATCGAGAGCAAGCTCTTTAAGATGCCAGAAAATGCTCAGCAAAAGCTTCAGGAGACTTTGGAGCGTATTGTAAACGAGGGAAGCGGCGGCCTCATCTGTATAATCCTATAA
- a CDS encoding HU family DNA-binding protein: MTKTELIDKVAGKTQMTKKDASRAIDAVFEAMSEALAAGDRVQLVGFGTFEVRKRAARTGRDPRTGEEIKIAARKVPIFRAGKSLKEAVAK; encoded by the coding sequence GTGACCAAGACCGAACTGATCGATAAGGTTGCCGGGAAGACACAAATGACCAAGAAGGATGCAAGCCGGGCCATCGATGCCGTGTTTGAGGCCATGTCTGAAGCTCTGGCAGCGGGTGATAGAGTTCAACTCGTCGGGTTTGGCACCTTTGAGGTGCGTAAACGCGCAGCTCGGACAGGGAGAGATCCACGGACGGGCGAGGAGATAAAGATTGCGGCCAGAAAGGTGCCAATCTTCAGAGCAGGTAAGAGCCTCAAAGAGGCTGTGGCCAAGTAG